A DNA window from Macadamia integrifolia cultivar HAES 741 chromosome 4, SCU_Mint_v3, whole genome shotgun sequence contains the following coding sequences:
- the LOC122075132 gene encoding WEB family protein At1g75720-like: MATDTEEMVVQVMKRAEIDTRAPFRSVKEAVMLFGERVLAGELYSKHLKEMGEGEMGHGQSKLGTVTTELEETKQSLQQAREEGVMMANCLSSLSEELEKTKIELKQMKAKEAQKQPIYSEMEDLKFVENARTIKVETPRVKEEEGVPEVQNRRYVKFASPPSLAQVVSPAEGRGEVLERQPSLRTKKKKNPIIPLIGFIFSKKRGTHQGGTTTLRVPPRPS, from the exons ATGGCCACGGATACCGAAGAAATGGTGGTGCAGGTGATGAAGAGGGCAGAGATTGATACAAGGGCTCCCTTTCGCTCTGTTAAGGAAGCTGTGATGTTATTTGGAGAGAGAGTTTTAGCTGGGGAGCTCTATTCCAAACACCTTAAAGAG ATGGGAGAAGGTGAAATGGGTCACGGCCAATCCAAGCTAGGAACTGTCACTACAGAGCTTGAAGAGACAAAGCAAAGCCTCCAACAAGCAAGAGAAGAAGGTGTAATGATGGCGAATTGTCTTTCTTCTCTGAGTGAAGAGCTGGAGAAGACGAAAATAGAGCTGAAACAAATGAAGGCTAAGGAAGCCCAGAAACAACCAATTTACTCTGAGATGGAAGACCTCAAGTTTGTTGAGAATGCAAGAACGATTAAAGTGGAGACTCCAAgagttaaagaagaagaaggtgtcCCAGAGGTTCAGAATAGAAGATATGTTAAGTTTGCCAGCCCTCCTTCACTGGCTCAGGTTGTAAGCCCTGCAGAAGGCCGTGGTGAAGTACTTGAGAGACAACCTTCTTTgcgaacgaagaagaagaagaatcccaTAATCCCACTAAtaggatttattttctctaagaAAAGGGGAACTCATCAGGGTGGTACTACAACCCTAAGAGTCCCCCCTCGACCTAGttaa
- the LOC122077369 gene encoding craniofacial development protein 2-like — MKAKILDDFKLWYLGDQSGRGRVGIVVDKDLKNNVVDVKRVGDKIISLKMVLDKKVINIISVYAPQAGLDESCKLQFCEHMDELMHSFRLDEKIIMGGNLNGHIGKDRRSHVEVHRGYGVGERNEEGTSILDFATAYDLSIVNIFFAKREEHLITYKSG; from the coding sequence ATGAAAGCTAAGATATTGGACGATTTTAAACTTTGGTATTTGGGAGACCAGAGTGGAAGAGGCAGAGTTGGCATAGTGGTGgataaagacttgaagaacaatGTGGTAGACGTTAAAAGAGTGGGAGACAAGATTATATCCTTAAAGATGGTGTTAGATAAAAAAGTGATCAACATTATCAGTGTTTATGCTCCACAAGCAGGATTGGATGAGAGCTGCAAGCTGCAATTTTGTGAACACATGGATGAATTGATGCATAGTTTTAGACTGGATGAAAAGATTATTATGGGAGGCAATCTGAATGGACACATTGGGAAGGATAGGAGAAGTCATGTAGAGGTGCACAGAGGTTATGGAGTTGGGGAGAGAAATGAAGAGGGAACCTCAATTTTGGACTTCGCAACCGCCTACGATCTATCTattgttaatatttttttcgctaaaagggAAGAACACTTAATTACGTACAAAAGTGGATAG